Proteins encoded together in one Deinococcus irradiatisoli window:
- a CDS encoding MFS transporter has protein sequence MRRVPAHGSWQRTRGVMVASQFITQLAFTLGLPFLPLYLQQLGVHDPQRAALWAGASATFSGLAMALMAPIWGRLADRVGRKAMVLRATFAGVLVVGGMALVQGPVALLALRLLQGLLTGTVSASNTLVADSVPKNKLGSSMALMQTAVFAGAAGGPLIGGVIADRFGYRWPFGATAALLLLSGLLVLLGSREEFKPQARTQPSRSERRARTRQIWLLLGPIIVVNFLDQLAGSVVGPVLPLVIAHLAGGQQSGVATLTGTILGSVAVSASIGALIAGRLTGRWPPPQVVAACAGGAAVFALLQGLASSVLLLGVFRVIMGLFIGGTLPAANVLLGNLVPPQDRGVAFGLTASATSLGFAAGPLLGALLVHVGLRAPFLLTSGLLALECLWMVWSSRRLNSASG, from the coding sequence GTGCGACGTGTCCCGGCCCACGGTTCCTGGCAACGAACGCGCGGGGTGATGGTGGCCTCGCAGTTCATCACCCAGCTGGCCTTCACCCTGGGGCTGCCGTTCCTGCCGCTGTACCTGCAGCAGCTCGGCGTGCACGATCCACAGCGCGCCGCGCTGTGGGCCGGCGCGTCGGCCACCTTCAGCGGCCTGGCGATGGCCCTGATGGCCCCGATCTGGGGCCGGCTGGCCGACCGGGTGGGGCGCAAGGCCATGGTGCTGCGCGCCACCTTCGCCGGAGTGCTGGTGGTGGGCGGCATGGCGCTGGTGCAGGGACCCGTCGCGCTGCTGGCGCTGCGCCTCTTACAGGGCCTCCTAACCGGCACCGTCTCGGCCTCCAACACGCTGGTCGCCGACAGCGTGCCGAAAAACAAGCTCGGCTCCAGCATGGCGCTGATGCAGACGGCGGTGTTCGCGGGCGCGGCGGGCGGGCCGTTGATCGGCGGAGTCATCGCCGACCGCTTCGGCTACCGCTGGCCGTTCGGCGCCACCGCCGCGCTGCTGCTGCTCTCGGGCCTGCTGGTGCTGCTGGGCAGCCGGGAGGAGTTCAAACCGCAGGCCCGCACGCAGCCGTCGCGCAGCGAACGCCGGGCCCGCACCCGGCAGATCTGGCTGCTGCTGGGACCGATCATCGTGGTCAACTTTCTCGACCAGCTGGCCGGATCGGTGGTGGGGCCGGTGCTGCCGCTGGTGATCGCCCACCTCGCCGGCGGGCAGCAGAGCGGCGTGGCGACCCTGACCGGCACCATCCTGGGCTCGGTGGCGGTCAGCGCCAGCATCGGCGCGCTGATCGCCGGGCGCCTGACCGGACGCTGGCCGCCGCCGCAGGTGGTGGCGGCGTGCGCCGGGGGCGCGGCCGTGTTTGCCCTGCTGCAGGGGCTGGCGTCCAGCGTGCTGCTGCTCGGCGTGTTCCGGGTGATCATGGGCCTGTTCATCGGCGGCACCCTGCCGGCCGCCAACGTGCTGCTGGGCAATCTGGTGCCGCCCCAGGACCGGGGCGTGGCCTTCGGCCTGACCGCCAGCGCCACCTCGCTGGGCTTCGCCGCAGGGCCGCTGCTGGGCGCGCTGCTGGTGCATGTGGGGCTCAGGGCGCCGTTTCTGCTGACTTCGGGCCTGCTGGCCCTCGAATGCCTGTGGATGGTGTGGTCCTCGCGGCGCCTGAATTCGGCCAGCGGTTGA
- a CDS encoding hybrid sensor histidine kinase/response regulator — translation MTRALSTSSVLNFPPPGGELRVLHLEDNVLDQELVAITLEGTDLPWVPLLRQVDNAEAFLTALSEFSPHLVLSDFSLPGYDGLSAFEAARSAAAHLPFIIVTGAMGEEVAVDTLRRGVTDYVLKQRLERLVPAVQRAIAEAAERSRRELAEGEIRALNAALQVRLQEVERLGKLAEEGRLKLEATAKQLEEALNLQKTFLAETSHELRTPLTALLGYLRRVEREFAAVGAPPSQTLSDAQRVAENMTRLVNDLLQLSRGELVQSIEPHFVNLGEVLRAVGRDYGIAVEVPELEIVGDPGRLTQVFVNLVTNAVRVTGSASLVSIHAREEGAQVKVCVIDHGPGIPDEVKPRIFDKFYRGKEAGSAGLGLTIAQQVISAHGGHINVLDTPGGGATFEVCLPSLDDDDDWEGGWQELDWQDEGREGEAAGSPDGAPDAG, via the coding sequence ATGACCCGGGCGCTCTCCACTTCTTCCGTGCTGAACTTTCCGCCGCCTGGCGGCGAACTCCGCGTGCTGCATCTTGAGGACAACGTTCTCGATCAGGAACTTGTCGCCATCACCCTGGAAGGCACCGATCTGCCGTGGGTGCCGCTGCTGCGCCAGGTCGACAACGCCGAGGCCTTTCTCACGGCGCTGAGCGAATTCTCGCCGCACCTGGTGCTCTCGGACTTCTCATTGCCGGGCTACGACGGCCTCTCGGCGTTCGAGGCGGCCCGCAGCGCGGCGGCCCACCTGCCGTTCATCATCGTGACCGGCGCCATGGGTGAGGAAGTCGCGGTGGATACCCTGCGGCGCGGCGTCACCGATTACGTGCTCAAGCAGCGCCTGGAGCGCCTGGTGCCGGCGGTGCAGCGCGCCATCGCCGAGGCCGCCGAGCGCTCGCGGCGCGAACTGGCCGAGGGCGAGATTAGGGCGCTCAACGCCGCCCTGCAGGTGCGCCTGCAGGAAGTCGAGCGCCTGGGCAAGCTGGCCGAGGAAGGCCGCCTCAAGCTCGAGGCCACCGCCAAGCAGCTCGAAGAAGCGCTCAACCTGCAAAAGACCTTTCTGGCCGAAACCAGCCACGAACTGCGCACCCCGCTGACCGCCCTGCTCGGCTACCTGCGCCGGGTGGAGCGCGAGTTCGCGGCGGTGGGCGCGCCGCCCAGCCAGACGCTCAGCGACGCCCAGCGGGTGGCCGAGAACATGACCCGGCTGGTCAACGATCTCTTGCAGCTCTCGCGCGGCGAATTGGTGCAGAGCATCGAGCCGCACTTCGTCAACCTCGGCGAGGTGCTACGGGCGGTGGGGCGCGACTACGGCATCGCCGTCGAGGTGCCGGAACTCGAGATCGTGGGCGATCCGGGGCGGCTGACCCAGGTGTTCGTCAATTTGGTGACCAACGCCGTGCGCGTCACCGGCTCGGCCAGCCTCGTCAGCATCCACGCCCGCGAAGAAGGCGCCCAGGTCAAGGTCTGCGTCATCGACCACGGCCCCGGCATTCCCGACGAGGTCAAGCCGCGCATCTTCGACAAGTTCTACCGGGGCAAGGAAGCCGGCTCGGCCGGGCTGGGCCTCACTATCGCCCAACAGGTCATCAGCGCCCACGGCGGCCACATCAACGTGCTCGACACGCCCGGCGGCGGGGCCACCTTCGAGGTCTGTTTGCCCTCGCTCGACGACGACGACGACTGGGAAGGCGGCTGGCAAGAGCTGGACTGGCAGGACGAAGGCAGGGAAGGGGAGGCCGCCGGATCGCCGGACGGTGCCCCGGACGCTGGTTGA
- a CDS encoding ABC transporter permease: protein MLIYILRRLALMLFVLWGVSLAAFLISHALPADPAAAALGNNAREEQLQEFRVKNGLDRPLPVQYGVYMGKLLRGDLGKSLRTQNGITDDLRQFFPATLELTLGAVLFAVVIGLPLGILAALQHGKALDLLARIFALLGGATPVYWLAILALNVFHERLGWLPGPGRLDAYSLAPPVHSGLVTVDALLARDPEVLVDALRHLILPGLVLGAFSAALLTRMTRSALLEVLSQDYIRTARAKGLAQNRVIAKHALKNAALPLLTVLGSLFGSLLTGAVLTETIFSWPGIGGYATTSAISLDFPAVMGVTLVAGLAYSLVNLLVDLAYAAFDPRISFS, encoded by the coding sequence TTGCTGATCTACATTCTCCGGCGGCTGGCCCTGATGCTGTTCGTGCTGTGGGGCGTGTCGCTGGCCGCTTTTCTGATCTCGCACGCCCTGCCCGCCGACCCGGCGGCGGCGGCGCTGGGCAACAACGCCCGCGAGGAGCAGTTGCAGGAATTCCGGGTCAAGAACGGCCTCGACCGGCCGCTGCCGGTGCAGTACGGCGTCTACATGGGCAAGCTGCTGCGCGGCGACCTGGGCAAGTCCCTGAGAACCCAGAACGGCATCACCGACGACCTGCGCCAGTTCTTTCCGGCGACGCTGGAACTCACCCTCGGTGCGGTGCTGTTCGCAGTGGTGATCGGTTTGCCGCTGGGCATCCTGGCGGCCTTGCAGCACGGCAAGGCGCTCGATTTGCTGGCGCGCATCTTCGCCCTGCTGGGCGGGGCCACCCCGGTGTACTGGCTGGCGATTCTGGCGCTCAACGTCTTTCACGAGCGCCTCGGCTGGCTGCCGGGGCCGGGGCGGCTCGACGCCTACAGTCTGGCGCCGCCGGTGCACAGCGGGCTGGTAACGGTAGACGCCCTGCTGGCCCGTGACCCGGAAGTGCTGGTCGACGCCCTGCGCCACCTGATTTTGCCGGGGCTGGTGCTGGGCGCCTTCTCGGCGGCGCTGCTGACCCGCATGACCCGCAGCGCCCTCCTGGAAGTGCTCTCGCAGGACTACATCCGCACCGCCCGCGCCAAGGGGCTGGCGCAGAACAGGGTGATCGCCAAGCACGCCCTGAAAAACGCCGCCCTGCCGCTCCTGACCGTGCTGGGCAGCTTGTTCGGCAGCCTGCTCACCGGCGCGGTGCTCACCGAGACGATCTTTTCCTGGCCGGGCATCGGCGGCTACGCCACCACCTCGGCCATCAGCCTCGACTTTCCCGCCGTGATGGGCGTGACCCTGGTGGCGGGGCTGGCCTACTCGCTGGTGAACTTGCTGGTGGACCTCGCCTACGCCGCCTTCGACCCCAGGATCAGTTTCTCATGA
- the nikC gene encoding nickel transporter permease, with translation MTDLPSVSRPAARQESAALRRLRRNGGALLGFALLALLVLAALLGPLFLGSPTSQDLAARLAAPSAAHWLGTDQLGRDVLTRVLSGGRISLGLGVSVMLASLISGSIIGLLAGLLGGWWDEVLMRVTDIFLAFPSLILAMAISAALGPNLTNVMIAVALVSWPTYARLIRAQVLALREREFVEAARALGSSQGRVALRHLLPNSLAPLLVQGSFDVGSAILTAAGLGFIGFGAQPPTPEWGAMVSETRNYISQAPWASSTPAIAILLTVLAFNLIGDALRDVFDPRSR, from the coding sequence ATGACCGACCTTCCAAGTGTTTCCCGCCCGGCCGCGCGCCAGGAAAGCGCCGCGTTGCGGCGGCTACGTCGCAACGGCGGCGCCCTGCTCGGCTTCGCGCTGCTGGCATTGCTGGTGCTGGCCGCCCTCCTCGGCCCGCTGTTTCTGGGCAGCCCCACCAGCCAGGACCTGGCCGCCCGGCTGGCGGCGCCCTCGGCCGCGCACTGGCTCGGCACCGATCAGCTCGGCCGCGACGTGCTCACGCGGGTGCTCAGCGGCGGGCGCATCTCGCTGGGGCTGGGCGTCAGCGTGATGCTGGCGTCTCTCATCTCCGGCTCCATCATCGGCCTGCTGGCCGGGCTGCTCGGCGGCTGGTGGGACGAAGTGCTGATGCGCGTCACCGACATCTTCCTGGCCTTCCCGAGCCTCATTCTGGCGATGGCCATCTCGGCGGCGCTGGGACCGAACCTCACCAACGTGATGATCGCGGTGGCGCTGGTGTCGTGGCCGACCTACGCCCGCCTGATCCGCGCGCAGGTGCTGGCCCTGCGCGAACGCGAGTTCGTGGAGGCCGCCCGCGCGCTGGGCAGTTCGCAGGGCCGGGTGGCGCTCAGGCACCTGCTGCCCAACTCGCTGGCGCCCCTCTTGGTGCAGGGCAGCTTCGACGTGGGCAGCGCCATCCTGACGGCGGCGGGGCTGGGCTTTATCGGCTTCGGCGCCCAGCCGCCCACCCCGGAGTGGGGCGCGATGGTGTCGGAGACCCGCAACTACATTTCCCAGGCGCCCTGGGCGTCGAGCACCCCGGCCATCGCCATTTTGCTGACGGTGCTGGCCTTCAACCTGATCGGCGACGCCCTGCGCGACGTGTTCGATCCACGCTCGCGCTAA
- a CDS encoding ABC transporter substrate-binding protein yields MFKFREEFMHPAQPAFRRTLHKALTLALALGLPLAAAQSGRESTLVIGGDFSDLITMDPGVSYEFSGTLVTNNLYDTLVAYEGNNLTTLRPRLASSWKVTPTATGSRITFTLRNAKFSTGRPVTAADVVYSLNRVIQLKTPSSFLFTDVANLKVGSVTAPDAKTVVMDIPKTANPNIVLALLTFNVGGVIDSTEAKAHEQNGDFGSNWLKDHSAGSGPFVLNRWDRSAQVALDVNPNAFRKSPAIKRVIMRYMLESSAQQSAINSGEIDVAWDYTPDAFKAAQSNPKLKALKTGSFQLAYLGMNSAKGSPFEDARVREAVRYAIDQDGIIKSLLQGLGRKTQTIIPIGLAGANTAVPYPYNPAKAKELLAAAGKPDGFSVDFLVSTGSCSGGVPCQDLAAKIQSDLAKVGIKANIRQMVNSELLTTYRAQKAPLIQVAWSPDYPDADGNGTPLADYNAKSLAWRNSWQNAEASKLAQSAAVETDQSKRVALYKQLTDLVAKEGPYAILYQPYKPVVTSANVVGFVRNANGDVRLEKVSKK; encoded by the coding sequence ATGTTCAAGTTCAGGGAGGAATTCATGCACCCAGCCCAGCCCGCTTTCCGCCGGACGCTCCACAAAGCCCTGACCCTGGCCCTGGCCCTCGGCCTGCCGCTGGCTGCCGCCCAATCGGGCCGCGAGAGCACCCTGGTGATCGGCGGCGACTTCTCGGACCTGATCACCATGGACCCTGGCGTGTCGTACGAGTTCTCCGGCACGCTGGTCACCAACAATCTGTACGACACGCTGGTGGCCTACGAGGGCAACAACCTCACCACCCTGCGCCCCCGGCTGGCCTCGAGCTGGAAAGTGACGCCCACCGCCACCGGTTCGCGCATCACCTTCACCCTGCGCAACGCCAAATTCAGCACTGGCCGGCCGGTCACCGCCGCCGACGTGGTGTACTCGCTCAACCGGGTGATTCAGCTCAAGACCCCCTCGAGCTTTCTGTTCACCGACGTGGCCAACCTCAAAGTCGGCTCGGTGACGGCGCCCGACGCCAAGACGGTCGTGATGGACATTCCCAAGACCGCCAACCCGAACATTGTACTGGCACTGCTGACCTTCAACGTGGGCGGCGTGATCGACAGCACCGAGGCCAAAGCGCACGAGCAAAACGGCGACTTCGGCAGCAACTGGCTCAAGGACCACTCGGCCGGCTCGGGACCGTTCGTGCTCAACCGCTGGGACAGAAGCGCCCAGGTGGCGCTGGACGTCAACCCCAACGCCTTTCGCAAATCGCCCGCCATCAAGCGGGTGATCATGCGTTACATGCTCGAATCCTCGGCGCAGCAGTCGGCGATCAACTCCGGCGAGATCGACGTGGCCTGGGACTACACGCCCGACGCCTTCAAGGCCGCCCAGAGCAACCCCAAGCTCAAGGCGCTCAAGACCGGCAGCTTCCAGCTGGCCTACCTGGGTATGAACTCGGCCAAAGGCTCGCCCTTCGAAGATGCCCGGGTGCGCGAAGCGGTCAGGTACGCCATCGACCAGGACGGCATCATCAAGAGCCTGTTGCAGGGGCTGGGACGTAAAACCCAGACCATCATCCCGATCGGTCTGGCCGGCGCCAACACCGCCGTTCCCTACCCGTACAACCCCGCCAAGGCCAAGGAACTGCTGGCGGCGGCGGGCAAGCCCGACGGCTTCAGCGTGGACTTTCTGGTCAGCACCGGTTCATGCTCCGGCGGCGTACCGTGCCAGGATCTGGCGGCCAAAATCCAATCGGATCTGGCCAAGGTCGGCATCAAGGCCAACATCAGGCAGATGGTCAACTCGGAATTGCTGACCACCTACCGCGCCCAGAAAGCCCCGCTGATCCAGGTCGCCTGGAGCCCGGATTATCCGGATGCCGACGGCAACGGCACGCCGCTGGCGGACTACAACGCCAAGTCGCTGGCCTGGCGCAACAGCTGGCAAAACGCAGAGGCGAGCAAGCTGGCGCAGTCCGCAGCCGTCGAAACCGACCAGTCCAAGCGGGTGGCCCTCTATAAGCAGCTCACCGATCTGGTCGCCAAGGAAGGCCCCTACGCCATCTTGTACCAACCGTACAAGCCGGTGGTAACCAGCGCCAACGTAGTAGGGTTTGTCCGCAACGCCAACGGCGACGTGCGCCTCGAGAAAGTCAGCAAGAAGTAA
- a CDS encoding sensor histidine kinase, which produces MPLSSPVPFSTAAIASAMLQASLDGIVAIDQDNVVVEWNPAAERTFGWTREEALGRSLSELIVPPAYREAHERGMKRYLSTRVPHLLNHRVQVEAQRRSGEIFACEIAFHPLEFAGRTYFAAYLRDVSGQIRSDQERRRLALVAEASTDFIAFSDAEHRLQYINAAGRRLIGYERELAPGTTFADLVHPDDRELLVNQAWEDVRRQGRWAGEMRLVHQLTGESIAVHRTIFTLNDETTGACIGYATVTRDIRESKRIEQERAAWQTHLEQQVSARTQELRDLNTELDAFNYSLSHDLRAPIRHISGFAALLRRSLESGDLDRGRHYLNAIEQAAARMGTLVEAMLGLARQARTPLRRVPVDLACLVRRVQNELAADLEQRRLRWIVGELPVVLGDPVLLEQVLLNVLGNAVKYTRTRPEAQVEVRARLEGAEWIVEVRDNGVGFDPRFSGKLFGVFQRLHLDHEFEGIGVGLANVQRLIKRHGGRVWASSALGEGATFAFSLPAGPLDERSAE; this is translated from the coding sequence ATGCCCCTGTCGTCTCCGGTTCCCTTCTCCACAGCGGCCATTGCCAGCGCCATGCTGCAAGCCTCGCTGGACGGCATCGTCGCCATCGATCAGGACAACGTGGTGGTCGAGTGGAATCCGGCCGCCGAGCGCACCTTCGGCTGGACACGCGAGGAAGCCCTGGGGCGCAGCCTCAGCGAACTGATCGTGCCGCCGGCCTACCGCGAAGCGCACGAGCGCGGCATGAAGCGCTACCTGAGCACCCGGGTGCCGCACCTGCTCAACCACCGCGTTCAGGTCGAAGCGCAGCGGCGCAGCGGCGAGATTTTCGCCTGCGAAATCGCCTTTCACCCGCTGGAGTTCGCGGGCCGCACCTACTTCGCCGCCTACCTGCGCGATGTCAGCGGGCAGATACGCAGCGATCAGGAGCGCCGCCGCCTGGCCCTGGTGGCCGAGGCCAGCACCGATTTCATCGCGTTCTCCGACGCCGAGCACCGCCTGCAGTACATCAATGCGGCGGGCCGGCGATTGATCGGCTACGAGCGCGAGCTCGCGCCGGGCACGACCTTCGCCGACCTGGTCCACCCCGACGACCGCGAACTGCTGGTGAACCAGGCCTGGGAAGACGTTCGCCGGCAGGGCCGCTGGGCGGGGGAGATGCGCTTGGTGCACCAGCTCACCGGCGAGAGCATCGCCGTGCACCGCACCATCTTTACCCTCAACGACGAAACGACCGGCGCCTGCATCGGCTACGCCACCGTGACCCGCGACATCCGCGAGAGCAAACGCATCGAGCAGGAACGGGCCGCCTGGCAAACGCATCTGGAGCAGCAGGTCAGCGCCCGCACCCAGGAACTGCGCGACCTGAACACCGAGCTCGACGCCTTCAACTACAGCCTCTCGCACGATCTGCGCGCCCCCATCCGGCATATCTCGGGCTTCGCGGCCCTGCTGCGCCGCAGCCTGGAAAGTGGCGACCTGGACAGGGGACGGCACTACCTGAACGCCATCGAGCAGGCGGCGGCGCGCATGGGCACCCTGGTGGAAGCCATGCTGGGCCTCGCGCGGCAGGCCAGGACCCCGCTCAGGCGCGTGCCGGTGGACCTGGCCTGCCTGGTCCGGCGCGTGCAGAACGAGCTGGCCGCCGATCTCGAGCAGCGCCGCCTGCGCTGGATCGTCGGCGAGCTGCCGGTGGTGCTGGGCGACCCGGTGCTGCTCGAGCAGGTGCTGCTCAACGTGCTGGGCAACGCCGTGAAGTACACCCGCACCCGCCCGGAAGCGCAGGTCGAGGTGCGGGCGCGTCTGGAGGGCGCGGAGTGGATCGTCGAGGTCCGCGACAACGGGGTGGGCTTCGATCCGCGCTTCAGCGGCAAGCTGTTCGGCGTGTTTCAGCGCCTACACCTCGACCACGAGTTCGAGGGCATCGGGGTGGGGCTGGCGAACGTGCAGCGGCTGATCAAGCGCCACGGCGGCCGGGTCTGGGCGTCCTCGGCGCTGGGCGAAGGCGCCACCTTCGCTTTCAGTTTGCCGGCCGGCCCGCTCGACGAGCGCTCCGCCGAGTAA
- a CDS encoding SARP family transcriptional regulator — translation MSDIEAQFEAEQFQAVVTHLQGRARTAREALLLGISLLRLGRLDDAEVPLTRAAMLGDQEGRVELGNVLRLLGRYAEAAAHFELTAPDLTGELQLRAWRWWGVCEFKLGDTAAGLKRVERAWHGYLALGDEELSARVTVSLAQMYRQLGNPKRAKTLLTEALYLLPEGSFPGPRVSALRQLLELHLSAGEFSEARARLSEAKQALEGIDAPRISALLLGSEAELCRLVGDQGTYAAVLEQLFPLAEQLGDSELRLWTVSRLAEHYSLHGQHGRAAGALMGYGLMPEAWPAELWATAGVIERRRGDLLAAQASLSRAAGLFRQAGRVPELCRAQLHYAAACLRAGGQDAELKVVPALSEAVTQLLRLRQLTGFKPDFEELSELLHFALLEPDTAPLMEPLIDQLAHLNLIDFPRLTEDGAIRVTVKTLGQTAVFKDGLEISFTRTGCVPLLVYLALEPGRTRAQMQLDLWPDKEAATAGAYVRQCLKELRDKLGHELICAQGPHHAPQYHLGRWVEVEFDFVHFLEAVKAQEMARALALYRGPFLPQADACAWIEAQRETLLLSLTLELRAQIVQARNMEAYRRVVLLANQYLRIDPNDQEVLELRVEAARQVASPHELARYQAELKRYHYN, via the coding sequence GTGAGCGATATCGAAGCGCAGTTTGAAGCCGAACAATTTCAGGCCGTGGTCACACATCTCCAGGGCCGGGCGAGAACGGCCCGGGAAGCCTTGCTGCTGGGCATCTCGCTGCTGCGCCTGGGCCGATTGGACGACGCCGAGGTGCCGCTGACCCGCGCGGCCATGCTGGGCGATCAGGAAGGCCGGGTGGAACTCGGCAACGTGCTGCGCCTGCTGGGCCGGTACGCCGAAGCGGCGGCGCACTTCGAACTTACTGCGCCGGATCTGACAGGTGAATTACAACTGCGGGCCTGGCGCTGGTGGGGCGTGTGCGAATTCAAGCTGGGCGACACCGCCGCCGGTCTCAAACGGGTGGAGCGCGCCTGGCACGGCTACTTGGCGCTGGGCGACGAGGAACTCTCGGCCCGCGTGACGGTGTCGCTGGCGCAGATGTACCGCCAGCTGGGCAACCCTAAGCGGGCCAAGACGCTGCTCACCGAGGCGCTGTACCTGCTGCCTGAGGGCAGCTTTCCCGGGCCGCGCGTCAGCGCGCTGCGCCAGCTGCTCGAACTGCACCTCTCGGCCGGCGAATTCAGCGAGGCCCGCGCCCGGCTCAGCGAAGCCAAACAGGCGCTCGAAGGCATCGACGCGCCGCGCATCTCGGCGCTGCTGCTGGGCAGCGAAGCCGAACTGTGCCGCCTGGTCGGCGACCAGGGCACCTACGCGGCGGTGCTCGAGCAGCTGTTCCCGCTGGCCGAGCAGCTCGGCGACAGCGAACTGCGCCTGTGGACCGTCTCGCGCCTGGCCGAGCATTACAGCCTGCACGGGCAGCACGGTCGGGCCGCCGGCGCGCTGATGGGCTACGGCCTGATGCCGGAGGCCTGGCCGGCCGAGCTGTGGGCCACCGCCGGGGTCATCGAGCGGCGGCGCGGCGACCTGCTGGCGGCGCAGGCGAGCCTGAGCCGGGCCGCCGGGCTGTTTCGTCAGGCCGGGCGGGTGCCGGAACTGTGCCGGGCGCAACTTCACTACGCCGCCGCCTGCCTGCGCGCCGGCGGCCAGGACGCCGAACTCAAGGTCGTGCCGGCACTGAGCGAGGCGGTGACCCAGCTGCTCAGGTTGCGCCAGCTCACCGGCTTCAAGCCGGACTTCGAGGAACTCAGCGAACTGCTGCACTTCGCGCTGCTCGAACCCGACACCGCGCCGCTGATGGAGCCCCTGATCGATCAGCTGGCACACCTGAACCTGATCGATTTTCCCCGGCTCACCGAGGACGGGGCCATCCGGGTGACGGTCAAGACCCTGGGCCAGACGGCGGTGTTCAAAGACGGCCTGGAAATCAGTTTCACGCGCACCGGCTGCGTGCCGCTGCTGGTGTATCTGGCGCTGGAGCCGGGGCGCACCCGCGCGCAGATGCAGCTCGACCTGTGGCCCGACAAGGAAGCGGCGACCGCCGGGGCCTACGTGCGCCAGTGCCTCAAGGAACTGCGCGACAAGCTCGGTCACGAACTGATCTGTGCCCAGGGCCCGCACCACGCGCCGCAGTACCACCTGGGCCGCTGGGTGGAAGTCGAGTTCGATTTTGTGCATTTCCTCGAAGCGGTCAAGGCCCAGGAAATGGCGCGGGCGCTGGCGCTCTACCGGGGACCATTTTTGCCGCAGGCCGACGCCTGCGCCTGGATCGAGGCCCAGCGCGAAACGCTGCTGCTTTCCTTGACGCTGGAACTGCGCGCCCAGATCGTTCAGGCGCGGAACATGGAAGCGTACCGGCGGGTGGTGCTGCTCGCCAACCAGTACCTGAGAATCGATCCCAACGATCAGGAAGTGCTCGAACTGCGGGTGGAGGCGGCCCGGCAGGTGGCCTCACCGCATGAGCTGGCCCGTTACCAGGCCGAGCTCAAGCGCTACCACTACAACTGA